The region TGCAGCACGAACGCGTTCACGTACAGCACGAGCGCGGAGACCGACTCGGCCACGAAGCCGCGGGCCGGGTCGAGCTCGATGATCTTGCGGCCGAGCGTGCGCATGATGCGCCAGCCGCCCGAGTACGTGCCCGCGGAGATGGCTGCCGCCGCGGCCAGCTTGACCCAGAGCGGGATGCCCGTGGCCGGGTTGGCCCAGCCGACGGTCAGCAGCGCGAGGTAGATGACGCCCATCGTCTTCTGCGCGTCCTGCAGGCCGTGGCCCAGCGCCATCGCGGCGGCCGAGGCGGTCTGCGCGATCCGGAAGCGCCGGTGCGTCTTGGCCGGTGCCGCGCTCTTGAAGATCCACAGCACCGCGATCATCCCCGCGAACGCGAGGCCGAAGCCGACCAGCGGCGAGATGATCATCGGGAGCACGACCTTGTCCACGATCGCGGACCAGTACACGCTCATGCCGCCCGCGAGCCCCGCCCCGACCAGCCCGCCGATGAGGGCGTGCGTGGACGACGACGGCAGCCCGAACCACCAGGTGATCAGGTTCCACGTGATCGCGCCGAGCAGGGCGCACAGGACGACGGCGAGCTCGGCGTGCGTGCTCGCGCCCGCGAGGTCGACGATCGAGGTGGCGATGGTCTCCGCGACCTCGGTGCCCAGCAGGGCGCCCGCGAAGTTCATGGTCGCCGCCATGAGGAGCGCGACGCGCGGCGTCAGCGCCCGGGTCGACACCGACGTCGCGATCGCGTTGGCGGCGTCGTGGAAGCCGTTCGTGTAGTCGAAGCTCAGGGCGAGCGCGACCACGAGGACGACGAGCGCGACCTCCAACTCAGGACTCCTTGAGGGCGATGGTCTCGACCATGTTCGCCACCTTCTCGAAGCTGTCCGCGGCGTTCTCGAGGACCTCCACGATCTCCTTCAGCTTCATGAGCTGGACCGGGTCGCCGGCGAGGTCGTCGAAGAGCTGGGCGATGAGCTTGCGGTGCAGCTTGTCCGCCTGGTTCTCCAGGCGGTTCACCTCGACCCAGTAGTCGGCGAGCTTGTCCATCGAGCGCAGGCGCGGCATGGCTTCCGCCGTCAGCTCCGCGCACCGCTGGAGCACCTGGACCTGGTCCGAGACGCGGTCCGGCAGGCCCTCGACCTTGTAGAGGACGATCAGGTCGGCGGCCTCGTCCATCTCGTCCATGCAGTCGTCCAGCGCCGAGGCCAGGCTGGAGATGTCCTCGCGGTCGAACGGGGTCACGAAGGTCTGGTTGAGGCGCCGCATGATCGAGTGCGTCGCGTCGTCGGCGAGGTGCTCGACGTCGTGCATCTCGTCGGCCAGCTTCTCGCGGCCCGCCTTGTCCGCTCCGAGCAGCTCCGCCAACAGGGACGAGCCCCGGACGAGGTGCTGGGCCAGGGCGGCGAGTAGATCGAAGTACGTGGTGTCGCGCGGAGTAAGGCGCACGAAGGCTCCCGTTCTGAGGGCTCTGGAACCTGCTCAGCGTAGAGCCGTTGCCGACTATCGCCAATTTGCAAGATCATGCTTTGGCAACTCGTGACACACGGCACAGGACCGTCAGCGGGGGCGCCGCCGACCGCGTCGTCGGCCGGGGAGCGGGAGAAGAAGGCGACGCCGAACCGGGAGCGCCTCTCGGCGCGGGGCCGCTCGAAGCGGCTTGAGATGGAGCCCGGGGCTACCGCAGCCCGGCGTCGCCTGCACCATCCTAGTCATGCGTGCGGATCTGCCAAGGGGGTCGGACGTCACAGGGCACACCCGCGCGAAGTGCTTGACAGCGTCGGCGACTACTCCAGGGAGCCGGTTCTCCACAGGTCACCGGCCCGTTCCAGCTCTTCCGCGGTGCGCAGCAACGAGCTCGCGCCCCGGGTCATCCGGGTGGCGCCGGTGGGGTCGGCGACCTCGCGGGAGTCGGCGTCGAACGCCGCCCCGGTCGACAGGATGCGGCAGAACGCGCCGGCCCGTTCGAGCGCGACGGCGAGGTCGCCGGTGAAGACGCCGGACAGCACGGCGTCGGCCAGTATCCGCAGGTCACCGGGTTCCGGCGGGCTCGGGACGCCCGCGACGGCCTCCTGGACGGGGGCGGCTTCCACACCGAGTCGATACCTGAGCATGACGGTCGGCAGGTCCCGTCGGACCCACTCGCGCAGCACGTACAGGCGCCAGAGGGCGCCGGGAAGGGACACGGGTGCGGCGTCGGCCCACAGGCCGGCGACGGTGTCGAGGCCCTCGTTCTCGACGAGGTGGATGAGCCGCTCCACGACGGCGGGGTCCTCCGTGGTCCGGGCACGGTCCACGAGGGCCCTGGCCGTTGCGTGCGCGATCTCGTCGCGCAGGGCAGGGTCGGCCTCTCCGGGAAGCGCGTCGGCGTCCCGGGGGTCCAGCATGGCCGGCCGTCTCGGCGGTCGTTGGTCGCTGCTCATGGTGTCCGATAGTGCGCCGAAATGGAACGTGTGTCCACCACGGTCCAGGTTGATCGCGTCACCAGACCTGCGGACTCACCTTCTCGGTGGCCACGACCCGCGGGCCCGTGGACGTGTCCGCGACGTGCGCGACGAGCGCCTCACCGGGTTCGAGGAACGGGTCCTGGCGGGGCAGGCCCGCGGCCACCGTGGCCGTCGCGTGCTGCGCCAGCACGTCCAGCACGGTGGGCAGCACTGGGCGGTGGGTGCAGATCACCGAGGACTCCGACGTCTCCTCCAGGAGCACGCCCACCGTCGCGGCGACGCGGGACGGCGACCGCTCGTGCTGGGCCTCGGTGAGGTACTCGCTGTAGCTCGGCCGCAGGTTCGCCGCCCGCACGTACGGGTCGATGGTCGTGGCGCAGCGTTCCCACCGCGAGCTGATCACGTGCTCGACGCCGTACGCGGCCAGCACCGGCACCAGCGCGGCGGCCTGCCCGTGCCCGAGGGGGGTGAGCGGCCGGTCGCGCTCCGAGCCGTGCCACGAGGTGCGGGAGACGGCCCGGCCGTGCCGGGCGATGACCAGCGTGCGGGTGTCGAGCAGACCCTCGGCCTCGGCGGCCAGCAGGGCGTTCAGCGGCCCGCGGTCGGAGACCCGGGTGAGGCGGGCCACGGCGTCGTCCGCGTCCAGCCACTCCACCCTGTCCACCTCCTCGCGGTCGAGCGGGGCCACGGGCGCCCGCGCCGCGAGCCCGGCCGTGTCCCGGCCGCGCCGGGCGCGGCGCGACGCCCAGTAGTGCACGCGCTTCACGCCGCCCTCCGGCGTCAGGTACTGCAGGCCGGGCAGGGGGCGGCCGAGCACGATCTCCTTGCCCGTCTCCTCGCCGACCTCGCGGATCGCGGCGTTCTGGAACGTCTCCCCGTTCTCGAGCTTG is a window of Promicromonospora sukumoe DNA encoding:
- a CDS encoding inorganic phosphate transporter; this translates as MEVALVVLVVALALSFDYTNGFHDAANAIATSVSTRALTPRVALLMAATMNFAGALLGTEVAETIATSIVDLAGASTHAELAVVLCALLGAITWNLITWWFGLPSSSTHALIGGLVGAGLAGGMSVYWSAIVDKVVLPMIISPLVGFGLAFAGMIAVLWIFKSAAPAKTHRRFRIAQTASAAAMALGHGLQDAQKTMGVIYLALLTVGWANPATGIPLWVKLAAAAAISAGTYSGGWRIMRTLGRKIIELDPARGFVAESVSALVLYVNAFVLHAPVSTTHTITSAIMGVGATRRLSAVRWGVAKNIAIAWVLTIPAAALVAALATWALWPFLT
- a CDS encoding DUF47 domain-containing protein, producing the protein MRLTPRDTTYFDLLAALAQHLVRGSSLLAELLGADKAGREKLADEMHDVEHLADDATHSIMRRLNQTFVTPFDREDISSLASALDDCMDEMDEAADLIVLYKVEGLPDRVSDQVQVLQRCAELTAEAMPRLRSMDKLADYWVEVNRLENQADKLHRKLIAQLFDDLAGDPVQLMKLKEIVEVLENAADSFEKVANMVETIALKES
- a CDS encoding NUDIX hydrolase codes for the protein MGTEPTTATSPPSGAHTPVVMTAGGVVWRRRAGKVQVQLVHRPRYDDWSWPKGKLENGETFQNAAIREVGEETGKEIVLGRPLPGLQYLTPEGGVKRVHYWASRRARRGRDTAGLAARAPVAPLDREEVDRVEWLDADDAVARLTRVSDRGPLNALLAAEAEGLLDTRTLVIARHGRAVSRTSWHGSERDRPLTPLGHGQAAALVPVLAAYGVEHVISSRWERCATTIDPYVRAANLRPSYSEYLTEAQHERSPSRVAATVGVLLEETSESSVICTHRPVLPTVLDVLAQHATATVAAGLPRQDPFLEPGEALVAHVADTSTGPRVVATEKVSPQVW